In the Sphingobium sp. RAC03 genome, ATGTCATGGCAGGCGCGGGTCGACGCGATTTGGCAGGTACTTGAAGGCGAGTGACGCGCGGTGCCGCCGCTTACCGAGAGCGGCGGACCGGGTTGATCGCGAAGGCCCCTAGCAAGGCGAAGAGGCAGCCGACGATATAGATGGCGGCGTAATTCTTGCCGCTCGCGCTGCCGATGGCGAGGATGATGGGGGCGATGGCCGGGGCCAGGGACTGGGGCAGGGAGTTGGCGATCTGGAACACGCTCATATCCTTGGCGCGATCTTCCTCGCTTGGCAGGATCGCCGCGAGCAAAGCCAGATCGACGGCGAAATAGAGCCCCTTGCCGATCCCCGCCAGGGCAACGCCGACCAGAAATTGCGACACGGATGGCGCAAGCGCGATCACCAGAAAGCCGGAGGCTTCCAGCGCGGCGGCAACGAAGATCAGCGGCTTGCGGCGGCCCGTCCAGTCCGTGATGAAGCCACCGACCAGCGAGATGGCGATGGTGGCCGACGCGATGATCGCCATCGACTTGACCATCACCTGCGTCGCGTCCGACCGGCTGAGCGACAGCTGGTCGGTCAGGAAGAAGAGCTGATAGGTCAGCAGGAAGGACCAAGCCATCATGATGAGGAAGCGGCTGCCAAAGGCCCAGCTGAAATCCCAGTCACGGAACGGCGCGAAAATGGAGCGCAGCATGATGAGCGGATTCATCTTGCTGTCGCTGCTGACCGCCGGACGATCGGGCAGGATGACGCATAGGGTCAAGACGCTGGCGACCGTGATGCCAAAGGGCACCAGGAACATCAGCAGGTCCGACGATTGCGTATATTGCGTGATCCAACTCCCGACAAAGGTGCCTGCGGTCGATGTCATGCCGAGCATACCGGCAACGCGGCCCTGCATGTGGAACGGGATGATGTCGGGCAGGATCGGCAGGCAAGCGGCTTGCATGGCATTGAATCCGGCCTGACAGATGACCCAGCCAATACCCAGCAGCAGCAGATTGGGCGCAGTGCCGAGGATGGTCAGTCCCAATCCGCTGACCAACAGGCCACCGACCAGCCAGGGGCGACGACGGCCGAAGCGGCTGCGCGTGCGGTCCGACAGCGCGCCGCAGATCGGCGTGATGACAAGCGCGACGAAGCCGCCGATGGCGAGGATGATGCCAAGCCAGCGGCCCTTTTCGGCTTCCCCCGCAATTTCACTGACGCGCAGCGCGATGGTGATAACGACCGGCGTCAGCAGGGCGATCCAGATGCCGAACTGGGCCAGCACATAGATGGCGATGAAGCCGAGCGACACCGGCGGACGCCCCTGATGCACGGTGGGTTGACCGATCATGGCCGATAGGCCTTGCCCGCGGCATCGGCTTTCTGCTTAGCGGGCGTATCGGCGAACAGGTCGTTCATCTTCGACGGCAGGTTGGGCTTAACATACCAGTCGGCCGGAAAATCGGCGGCGCGTGCGCCATCGATCTTGCGATGGACCAGACCCGAACTGGTCTTGCGGGTGTAAGGGACGACATGCTCGCCCTTGCTGTTGCCGAGTTGGTCGAACAGTGCCTTGCGCAAAGTAATCTTGGTGTCGAGCCAGGCCGGATCTTCGATCAGATTATGCATCTCGTCCGGGTCAGTCTTGAGGTCGTACAGTTCCTCCATATCCCAGACGCCATGATATTGGATATATTTCACCCGGTCCCGCTCGATCGCGAAGGTCGTGGGAGTCTGCGGGAAGCTCCATTCCCAATAATATTCATAGACGAAATCGCCGGGATTCCAGGCCTTCTCGTCGATCTTGCCTTCGGCCACGGGGAGGAAACTCTTGCCCTCCATCTGCTGCGGCTTGGCGACATTAGCGATGTCGAGGAAGGTCGGCGCAAGGTCGAGGTTACGCACGACCGCCGGGTTGGTGACGCCCTTTGGCACCATGCCCGGTGCCCAGACGATCATCGGCACGCGGACCGAGGGCTCATAGGCATTGCGCTTGTCGATCAGGCCATGTTCGCCGATCATGAAACCATTGTCGGAATAGAAAACGACCATGGTATTCTTGTCGAGCTTGTTCTTCTTGAGGTAAGCCATGATCCGCCCCAAACTGTCATCGACGGGGCTGAGCGTGCGATAATAGTCGCGGACCTGCTCGGTCATGGGATTGTCGGTATGATAGGGGAAGTCCGCACCGTGCCAGCTGTTGCGCTGGTTCTGCACCCACAGCGGCTTGCCTGCATTATTTTCCGGCGTGTTCGCCATGCTGGCGGGCAGTTTGATGTCGAGCTTGCTGTACTGGTTCTTGTAGCGTTCGGGCGGTAGCGGGTCGCTATGGACGGCCTTGTGGCTTAAATAGAGAAAGAAGGGCTTGGACGTGTCGCGCCCCTTTTCCAGCCAGTTCATCGCATAGTCGGTCAATTCGTCGGTGATATAGCCGGTGCGCTTCACCGCCGTACCATCGACGTTGAGCATTTGCCGATCGCCCGCCGCGAGCCGTTCGGGCGACAGCAATTCGGTCGGGAAATAGGTGCCCTGCCCCTTGAAGCTGACCCATTTGTCGAAGCCTTCGCGCGGCGCATCGGTGTCGAAGCCCATATGCCATTTGCCGAAGAAGCCGGTCTGATAGCCTGCCTGTTGAAGATATTTGGGAAAGAAGGTCAGCCCTTCCTCCGAACTATTATTATTGTCGACCACGCCATGGTTGCGCGCTGTCTGGCCGGTCAGGATCGTCGCGCGACTGGGCGAACAAAGCGAGGAGGTGACAACGGCGTTGGGGAAATAGACGCCATTCTTGGCCAACGCGTCAATGTTCGGCGTCTGAAGGCCCGGCGTCAGAAAGCCCATCGCATCATAGCGCAGGTCATCGACCAGCACGAAGATCATGTTGGTCGGCTTTTGCGGCGCATTGACGGGCTTTGCCAGCACGCCCGGTCCCAACAAGGTGCAAGCGGCAAGCGCAGCGGCGCGCAAGGCGCGGCGGGCGGTCTTCATGAGCGATGTTCCTTCTTGTCGCGAATGATGCAGCGAAAGCCGATATGGCTGGTCGAACTATCCACCGCCTGCGGATGGCGGGCGGCCGGGCGATAGCGCTGGCAATAATTGGGGGCGCACAGGTGGGAGCCGCCCTTGAGCACCTTGCGCGGGATCGGCGTATCGGGGTTGGCCGGGTCAAGGCTTTCGCGCTTCGTGCCGCCGCGCGGATTGGCGGGGACGCAGCAGCTACCCTTCGCCTTGCGCTCGATCCGCGGCTGGGCGAACCAGTCGGTCGTCCATTCCCACACATTACCGATCATGTCGAACAGGCCATGGCCGTTGGCGGGATAGGTGCGGACCGGCGAGGTCCGCTCATAGCCATCGTCCAATGTGTTGGCGAAAGGGAAGGCCCCTTGCCAATAATTGGCCAACATCGCGCCGCCGGGTGTCAGTTCGTCACCCCAGGCGAAGTCCGCGCCATCCAGGCCGCCGCGCGCAGCATATTCCCATTCCGCTTCGGTCGGCAGCGATTTTCCTGCCCATTTTGCATAGGCCTCCGCATCCTCGAACGCGACATGGACGACCGGATGATCGTCCAGCCCGTCGAGGCTGCTGTCGGGGCCATGGGGATGCCGCCAGTCGGTGCCGAAGCTGAATTGCCACCATTGGCTATAGTCGGCTAGATCCACCGGGCCGCGCGTGCGTTGGAACAGCAACGATCCCGGCAGCGCCGAGGCTGGGTCCATGCCGGGATAATCTTTGGGGTCGGGCGCAATCTCGGCCAATGTGACGTGGCCGGTCGCCGCCACGAAGCGCGCGAAATCGCGGTTCGTTACCGGCGCCTCATCGATCCAGAAGCCATCCACCTGAACCCGGCGGACGGGCGCTTCTTCGGGATAGAAACGGTCCGATCCCATCTGGAACGCGCCGCCGGGCACATGGCGCATGCCGTCGGTCATTGGTCGCCGCCCACCACGATCCCCGCGCCGCGCGGATAGGCGGGGGGTGGGCCATCATCGGAAAGATCGGGACGCTGGGCTTCGACATCGGCCATCGACCGGGGCAGCGAGAAGGGCAAGCGGCCCTGTGCCGTGGCGCGGCCCGCTACCACGTCCAGCACGGCGGCATCGCTCGCGCCGAAGGTGACAATCACGGCGCGGGCCATGGGTTCGATCGCCGTCAGGATGGCCGGGCGGTCCATCTCTATGGCAACGATGGTGGGGACGTGGGCGGCGGCGTGCGCGATCGCCTGCACATCCTTGTCTTCCGGGCGAAAGTCCAGCCGTCCTTCATGCTGGCGGGAGCCGAAGAAATGATGGGGGTGCAAGGTTTCGAACGGCGTCGCGGTGCGGACCAGCGCGACCTGCGCCTGTGCCGGATCCTCCACCACGACGAAGCCAGCGGCGCGGGCTGCAACCGGATCGACGCCGTGCAGCCAGATGTGCTGGCCCGGTGCCACCGGCAGAGCTGCGCGATCGTTGCGCAACAGCACCTGGCTGGCGCGCTGGACCGCATCGGCCTGGCGCTGAGCCTCAGGATTGCCGACGATCCGTGCAGCCGCCTGTTCATTGACATAAGGATTGTCGAACAGCCCCTGTTCGAACTTGAGGCGCAGCACGCGGCGGGCGGACTCGTCGATCCGCTGGACGCTGACCTGCCCCGTGGCGACCGCGTCGAGGATTGGCGCGGGGTCGTCGGCGCCGCCGAACTGGTCGATGCCCGCCTCTATGCCGTTGGCGAAGCGGGTGGTCTTGTCGGTCTGCTCCATGCCCCAAGGCATACCGATCGATGCGGGTGTCTGCG is a window encoding:
- a CDS encoding formylglycine-generating enzyme family protein, translating into MRHVPGGAFQMGSDRFYPEEAPVRRVQVDGFWIDEAPVTNRDFARFVAATGHVTLAEIAPDPKDYPGMDPASALPGSLLFQRTRGPVDLADYSQWWQFSFGTDWRHPHGPDSSLDGLDDHPVVHVAFEDAEAYAKWAGKSLPTEAEWEYAARGGLDGADFAWGDELTPGGAMLANYWQGAFPFANTLDDGYERTSPVRTYPANGHGLFDMIGNVWEWTTDWFAQPRIERKAKGSCCVPANPRGGTKRESLDPANPDTPIPRKVLKGGSHLCAPNYCQRYRPAARHPQAVDSSTSHIGFRCIIRDKKEHRS
- a CDS encoding MFS transporter gives rise to the protein MIGQPTVHQGRPPVSLGFIAIYVLAQFGIWIALLTPVVITIALRVSEIAGEAEKGRWLGIILAIGGFVALVITPICGALSDRTRSRFGRRRPWLVGGLLVSGLGLTILGTAPNLLLLGIGWVICQAGFNAMQAACLPILPDIIPFHMQGRVAGMLGMTSTAGTFVGSWITQYTQSSDLLMFLVPFGITVASVLTLCVILPDRPAVSSDSKMNPLIMLRSIFAPFRDWDFSWAFGSRFLIMMAWSFLLTYQLFFLTDQLSLSRSDATQVMVKSMAIIASATIAISLVGGFITDWTGRRKPLIFVAAALEASGFLVIALAPSVSQFLVGVALAGIGKGLYFAVDLALLAAILPSEEDRAKDMSVFQIANSLPQSLAPAIAPIILAIGSASGKNYAAIYIVGCLFALLGAFAINPVRRSR
- a CDS encoding sulfatase family protein encodes the protein MKTARRALRAAALAACTLLGPGVLAKPVNAPQKPTNMIFVLVDDLRYDAMGFLTPGLQTPNIDALAKNGVYFPNAVVTSSLCSPSRATILTGQTARNHGVVDNNNSSEEGLTFFPKYLQQAGYQTGFFGKWHMGFDTDAPREGFDKWVSFKGQGTYFPTELLSPERLAAGDRQMLNVDGTAVKRTGYITDELTDYAMNWLEKGRDTSKPFFLYLSHKAVHSDPLPPERYKNQYSKLDIKLPASMANTPENNAGKPLWVQNQRNSWHGADFPYHTDNPMTEQVRDYYRTLSPVDDSLGRIMAYLKKNKLDKNTMVVFYSDNGFMIGEHGLIDKRNAYEPSVRVPMIVWAPGMVPKGVTNPAVVRNLDLAPTFLDIANVAKPQQMEGKSFLPVAEGKIDEKAWNPGDFVYEYYWEWSFPQTPTTFAIERDRVKYIQYHGVWDMEELYDLKTDPDEMHNLIEDPAWLDTKITLRKALFDQLGNSKGEHVVPYTRKTSSGLVHRKIDGARAADFPADWYVKPNLPSKMNDLFADTPAKQKADAAGKAYRP